A window of Adhaeribacter arboris genomic DNA:
CTCGGTTTTAATAAATCGAGTTATTTGAATCTGTTCTTATATCTTACTGATTCTAAAATGTAAGAGAAATTAGTGCTTTTACACCTTACTTATCTAACAACGAACAACTAATAACGAACAACTTCTTATAAATTAAGCGCCTTGGCCCATAAACTGCGATAAGCCGCCGTCCATAAAATAGCTGGAACCGGTAACATAGTCGGAGTCGGAAGAGGCCAGGAAGACGGCTAACCTGCCTATTTCTTCCGGATTGCCGGGTCGTTTCATGGGTATGTGCTGCGATTTTTCTTCTCTTACTTTCTTGTCGTCCATGGCTTCCTGGTTCATGGGCGTGAGAATCATGCCGGGTGCGATATTATTTACGTTTATGCCATCTTCGGCCAGTTCCAGTGCTAATGTGCGGGTAAGATTACGGACGGCCGCTTTAGAAGCACAGTAATCGGCGGTACCCGCCGATACAATTTCTTCGTGTACGGAACTTACATTTATGATTTTGCCCTTGCCGCCTTGCTTTTGGCGGTGCCGGATAAAAGTTCGGGAACAGAAAAATGTACCGTATAAATTGGTCCGGATGGTGCGGTCAAATACGTCGGTAGGCATATCGGCTACTTTTACGCCGGAGCCGTTTACGGCGGCATTGTTCACCAGAATGTCAAGGGTGCTAAATTCCTTTAAAGCATCGGCAAACAATTGCTCTACCGATTGTTCGTCGCTTACATCTACCTGTAAAACCAAACCTTTGCGGTGCAGCTTGGTAACTTCAGCCAGCGTTTGTTCGGCTCCTTCTTTATCGGAGTGGTAGCAAATGACCACATCCGCGCCTTCTTTAGCGAATTCTATAGCGGTGGCTTGGCCAATACCCGAATCAGACCCGGTTATTAAGGCTACTTTGCCGTTTAATTTCTCCATAAAGCTCCATTTTTTAATTTTCAGGAATAAGTTTTAGTACAAATTTCTTAATTCATACTTGTGGAGCTTTCTTATGGTTTTGTTTTAAGGCTGAATGAAAGGTTCATCTTTAAAATTAATTACCAAATGTAATAACCTAGTTTAAACCCTAAGGCTACATGCAATGTGGTGTGCCAGCCTTCTTTCCCGTCTTTAGAATCGTCAAAATTTAAAAAACTTAAGAGTCCGCCGTTATCTGGCACATTATAACCTAATACCGTATCATAATGGCGAATATGAATAAAGCGGGGGCCTAAACCAGCATACGTATCTAATACCAATCTTTGTTTATACCGCCATTCAATGCCGGCGTTTAAACTGGCTACGTAAATATTGCTCTTAATCCGGGAGAAGAAATAATCGTAATTTTGGTAGCCTCGCCGGAAAGAATCCCTTTGTTTATTATACCTTTCCGGAATAAAAAGCCCTTCTAAGCCCCAATATACGTGCGTGTTTATATTATCGGAAACCTCTGTAACGTAAGAATAATGTTTTACTTCAGCCCGGAATTTATGGTAACGAAAATCTTCCCGAACACTATCCGGGTACCATTTATCCTTATACAACTTATAAGTAGAAAGACCATACTCCGCGGAAACAGCCCATCTGGAACTAATATTTTTCTGTATTCCCAACTGCAAACTGGGGGTCCGGGATAAAGCAAAACTCGAAGCCGCCCAACGGATCTGCCAGGTTTTGGTGCTTTCGTTTTGAGCAAATACACAAATACTACAAAAACAACTGAATAGGCAGCACACCAGCAAGCATCTCATCTTAGGGGTAAGTAAATTTAAAATAAACTATATAATTAACGCGCTATAAAGCAGAAAATCTAATTGAGAAGTTGTTAAGATGATTCTGTAATATCCAAAATGGTTGCAAAGATCAGTTCCTTTAAAGAAAAATTGATTTAACAATATGTCCGTAACATCCAACTTTTAACTTTACAACCTTCCAACTTTACAACCTTCCAACCTGTAACTTGCAACTTTCATCTCACCGCATAATTTCTTATTTTTGCGGTCCAAAATCCGGAATGATATTATGTCGATTGCCAAAACCTATAATCCGAAAGAAGTAGAAGATAAATGGTACCAAAACTGGCTAGAAAAGGGCTTTTTTAAATCAAAGCCAAATCCGCACAAACAGCCGTACTCCGTGGTAATTCCGCCGCCTAACGTTACGGGCGTGTTGCACATGGGGCACATGCTCAATAATACCATTCAGGATATATTGGTGCGCCGCGCCCGGATGCAAGGAAAAGAAACCTGCTGGGTTCCCGGCACCGACCACGCGTCTATTGCTACCGAAGCCAAAGTAGTAGCCATGCTTAAAGCCCGCGGTATTAACAAAACGGACATTACCCGGGAAGAATTTTTAAAATACGCCTGGGAGTGGAAAGAAAAGTACGGCGGCATTATTCTGGAGCAGCTTAAAAAACTCGGCGCTTCCTGCGACTGGGACCGGACCCGTTTTACCATGGAGGAAGATTTATCCGCAGCGGTAATTCAGGTATTCGTGGATTTATACCGGAAAGGTAATATCTACCGCGGGGTGCGCATGGTGAACTGGGACCCGCAAGGATTAACTGCTCTGTCGGATGAAGAAGTAATCCATAAGCAGGTACACTCCAAGCTTTATTACGTAAACTATCAGATGGAAGACGAGCCGGATAATTATCTTACCATTGCTACCACCCGGCCGGAAACAATTCTGGGCGATACGGCTATCTGCGTAAATCCGAACGACCCGCGATACCAGCATTTAAAAGGAAAAAAAGCCTTGGTGCCGCTCATTAACCGGGCTATTCCGGTTATTTTCGACGAGTACGTAGATAGGGAGTTTGGTACCGGCGCTCTAAAAGTAACTCCCGCGCACGATATAAACGACTACGAATTGGGTAACCGGCACAACTTGCCGAGCATCGACATTTTAAACGATAACGGTACTTTAAACGAACGCGCCCAGATGTACATCGGCGAAGACCGGTTTGTGGTACGCAAGAAAATCGTAAAAGACCTGGATGCTACCGGACAACTGGTAAAAATCGAAGAAATTACGAATAACGTAGGTTTTTCGGAGCGGACCGATGCCGTAATTGAGCCAAAGTTATCGATGCAGTGGTTCTGCAAAATGGAAAGATTAGCCGAACCGGCTTTAAAAGCCGTAATGGACGATGAAATTAAGCTGCATCCGCCTAAATTTAAAAATATGTACCGTTCCTGGCTAGAAAATATCCGGGATTGGTGTGTTTCGCGGCAGCTTTGGTGGGGTCAGCAAATTCCGGCCTATTATCTGCCGGATGGTTCGTTTGTAGTTGCCCTTAACGCCGAAGAAGCCTTAAAATTAGCTAAGCAGCAAACCGGCAACGAAAACTTAACTACGCAGGATTTGCGGCAAGACGAAGACGTACTGGATACCTGGTTCTCGGCGTGGCTCTGGCCTATTTCGGTGTTTGATGGTTTTAAAGACCCCGATAATCCGGATATTCAATATTATTACCCGACGAATGATTTAGTAACCGCCCCGGAAATTTTGTTTTTCTGGGTGGCCCGCATGATTATGGCTGGTTTTGAATACCGGCGGGAACTGCCTTTCCGGAACGTGTATTTAACCGGAATTGTACGCGATAGCATCGGCCGTAAAATGTCGAAATCGCTGGGTAACTCGCCGGACCCGCTGGGCTTGATTGAGCAATACGGTGCGGATGGCGTGCGGACGGGTATGCTGTTCAGTTCGCCGGCGGGTAATGATTTACCATTCGATGAAAAATTATGCGAACAGGGACGGAATTTCAGTAATAAAATCTGGAATGCCTTCCGGTTACTAAAAGGTTGGGAAGTAAATACTAGTTTGCAGTGCCCGAATAATTTAGCTATTAACTGGTTTGAAGCCAAGTTTAACGCCGCCTTGACCCAACTTGAAGAGCACTTCGATAAGTTCCGGATTTCCGATGCTTTGCTAACGATTTATAAACTGGTTTGGGACGATTTCTGTTCGCAGTACTTAGAAATGATTAAACCGGCTTACCAGCAACCCATCGACGGCGAAACCTACGAGCGTACCATTGGCTTTTTCGAAAATTTGATGAAGCTTTTGCATCCATTTATGCCGTTTATTACCGAAGAACTCTGGCACGAGCTCCGCGAACGACAAGCCCATGATTACCTAATTGTAGCCAACTGGCCGGAAGTAAAAGAAGTAGAAATGGGTATTATCGAGAGAATGGATAAAGCCATGGAAATTGTTGCCGGTATCCGGAATGTACGGAATGCTAAAAATATACCCAACACCAAGGCTCTGGAACTCTCCGTCAAAACAGCGGATGCAAGCTTAATAAATGAATTTCAACCCATTATTCAGAAGCTGGCTAATATTTCGGAAATCAGTTTTGTAGAGACAGCCTTAGATAATGCCATCAGTTTTGTACAAGGCGCCAGTGAATTTTTTATTCCGATGGAAGGCAACGTAGACGT
This region includes:
- a CDS encoding SDR family NAD(P)-dependent oxidoreductase, with the translated sequence MEKLNGKVALITGSDSGIGQATAIEFAKEGADVVICYHSDKEGAEQTLAEVTKLHRKGLVLQVDVSDEQSVEQLFADALKEFSTLDILVNNAAVNGSGVKVADMPTDVFDRTIRTNLYGTFFCSRTFIRHRQKQGGKGKIINVSSVHEEIVSAGTADYCASKAAVRNLTRTLALELAEDGINVNNIAPGMILTPMNQEAMDDKKVREEKSQHIPMKRPGNPEEIGRLAVFLASSDSDYVTGSSYFMDGGLSQFMGQGA
- a CDS encoding DUF3575 domain-containing protein; translation: MRCLLVCCLFSCFCSICVFAQNESTKTWQIRWAASSFALSRTPSLQLGIQKNISSRWAVSAEYGLSTYKLYKDKWYPDSVREDFRYHKFRAEVKHYSYVTEVSDNINTHVYWGLEGLFIPERYNKQRDSFRRGYQNYDYFFSRIKSNIYVASLNAGIEWRYKQRLVLDTYAGLGPRFIHIRHYDTVLGYNVPDNGGLLSFLNFDDSKDGKEGWHTTLHVALGFKLGYYIW
- a CDS encoding valine--tRNA ligase; translated protein: MSIAKTYNPKEVEDKWYQNWLEKGFFKSKPNPHKQPYSVVIPPPNVTGVLHMGHMLNNTIQDILVRRARMQGKETCWVPGTDHASIATEAKVVAMLKARGINKTDITREEFLKYAWEWKEKYGGIILEQLKKLGASCDWDRTRFTMEEDLSAAVIQVFVDLYRKGNIYRGVRMVNWDPQGLTALSDEEVIHKQVHSKLYYVNYQMEDEPDNYLTIATTRPETILGDTAICVNPNDPRYQHLKGKKALVPLINRAIPVIFDEYVDREFGTGALKVTPAHDINDYELGNRHNLPSIDILNDNGTLNERAQMYIGEDRFVVRKKIVKDLDATGQLVKIEEITNNVGFSERTDAVIEPKLSMQWFCKMERLAEPALKAVMDDEIKLHPPKFKNMYRSWLENIRDWCVSRQLWWGQQIPAYYLPDGSFVVALNAEEALKLAKQQTGNENLTTQDLRQDEDVLDTWFSAWLWPISVFDGFKDPDNPDIQYYYPTNDLVTAPEILFFWVARMIMAGFEYRRELPFRNVYLTGIVRDSIGRKMSKSLGNSPDPLGLIEQYGADGVRTGMLFSSPAGNDLPFDEKLCEQGRNFSNKIWNAFRLLKGWEVNTSLQCPNNLAINWFEAKFNAALTQLEEHFDKFRISDALLTIYKLVWDDFCSQYLEMIKPAYQQPIDGETYERTIGFFENLMKLLHPFMPFITEELWHELRERQAHDYLIVANWPEVKEVEMGIIERMDKAMEIVAGIRNVRNAKNIPNTKALELSVKTADASLINEFQPIIQKLANISEISFVETALDNAISFVQGASEFFIPMEGNVDVALERERLQKELEYTKGFLLSVDKKLSNERFVNGAPEAVLEKERQKKADAEAKIQALEQSLAAIV